One region of Marivirga arenosa genomic DNA includes:
- a CDS encoding GxxExxY protein — MDRNFKNEIDLLTHKIIGCAMEVHNSLGNGFQEVIYQRALAIEFSTQKLDFKRELEMELHYKGENIGTRRVDFYVENKVMVEIKALEKLEGVHKAQAINYCEAYNIADGLLINFGSQSLQFHRVYNRKLKQ, encoded by the coding sequence ATGGACAGGAATTTTAAGAATGAAATAGATTTACTGACGCATAAGATTATTGGATGTGCAATGGAGGTTCATAACTCTTTGGGTAATGGTTTCCAAGAGGTCATATACCAGAGAGCGTTGGCGATAGAGTTTTCAACACAAAAATTGGATTTCAAAAGAGAATTAGAAATGGAATTGCATTACAAAGGTGAAAATATTGGCACTAGAAGAGTAGATTTTTATGTGGAAAACAAAGTTATGGTAGAAATAAAGGCTCTTGAAAAATTAGAAGGAGTGCATAAAGCACAGGCAATTAACTACTGTGAAGCCTATAATATAGCAGATGGGCTGCTAATTAATTTTGGAAGTCAATCCTTACAATTTCATCGTGTATATAATAGAAAATTAAAGCAATAG
- a CDS encoding putative phage abortive infection protein, whose protein sequence is MNKDFTTQYLIKIALRVAGPILIFLCVVYIVSIISIHGLSEETITSTKDAFSTSGSLGDTINGIFAPLMGGLAVITTFLAFIAQYDANQKITKQFQRERFENKFYEMLRLHKENINEVEIRNNYKGRKAFIKMYVEFRFIYFIVNAIRENWEEKGKAVNDNEDYYMKIAYTIFFFGVGDLEEGSLIYESKDDKFFEEVIEYCNNKVHTEKKEAGHISARIPNKGTQIEIWDAKYNPMMGHASKLGHYFRHLYQTIKFVVLAPPFSDDLEEDQKIKYEYIKTLRAQLSNHEQAMIYFNSFFKAGNVWWGDDKIKSRNKDGSLISYFLNWRIIKNLPFNLTQFGVSPKDKFARELENRGNSKKEIENELVKLFEWLE, encoded by the coding sequence ATGAACAAGGATTTTACAACACAATATTTAATCAAAATTGCATTAAGGGTTGCAGGTCCTATATTAATCTTCTTATGTGTTGTCTATATAGTATCGATAATTTCTATTCATGGTCTTTCTGAAGAGACTATTACAAGTACCAAAGATGCTTTTTCAACTTCTGGTAGTCTTGGAGATACTATCAATGGCATTTTCGCACCATTAATGGGTGGATTAGCGGTAATAACTACCTTTTTAGCTTTTATTGCTCAATATGATGCCAATCAAAAAATCACGAAGCAATTTCAACGTGAGCGATTTGAAAATAAGTTCTATGAAATGTTAAGATTACATAAAGAGAACATAAATGAAGTAGAGATTCGAAATAACTATAAAGGTAGGAAGGCTTTTATTAAGATGTATGTAGAATTTAGATTTATCTATTTTATTGTCAATGCTATTAGAGAAAATTGGGAAGAGAAAGGCAAAGCAGTTAACGATAATGAAGATTACTACATGAAAATTGCTTATACAATTTTCTTTTTTGGAGTAGGGGATTTAGAAGAAGGTAGTTTGATATACGAAAGCAAGGATGATAAATTTTTTGAGGAAGTAATAGAATACTGTAATAATAAAGTGCATACTGAAAAAAAAGAAGCAGGTCATATAAGCGCCAGAATTCCAAATAAGGGAACCCAGATTGAAATATGGGATGCGAAATATAATCCCATGATGGGGCATGCATCGAAACTAGGCCATTATTTTAGACATCTTTATCAAACCATAAAATTCGTTGTATTAGCGCCTCCTTTTTCTGATGATTTAGAAGAAGATCAGAAAATTAAGTATGAATACATTAAAACCTTGAGGGCTCAGCTTTCTAATCATGAACAAGCTATGATTTATTTTAATAGTTTCTTTAAAGCTGGGAATGTTTGGTGGGGTGACGACAAAATTAAAAGTAGAAATAAAGACGGGTCACTGATAAGTTATTTTCTCAATTGGCGAATTATTAAAAACCTACCATTTAATTTAACTCAGTTTGGGGTAAGTCCAAAAGATAAATTTGCTAGAGAGTTGGAAAACAGAGGTAATAGCAAAAAGGAAATAGAAAATGAACTGGTTAAATTATTTGAGTGGTTGGAATAA
- a CDS encoding restriction endonuclease subunit S — protein sequence MSEAEKKVPELRFKEFNERWVKKRLNESCTFFSGGTPTSSNKNYYDGNIPFIGSGNIHHKEVESFITKEALQHSSAKLVEKGDLLYALYGANSGDVAISEIKGAINQAILCIRTEELNIYFVALLLSYNENKIVARYLQGGQGNLSAKIVKNLKFYFPSFPEQQKIADFLSAVDQKIQQLQRKKELLEQYKKGMMQNLFAQEIRFKQEDGSDFPDWEEKKLGHFLQERSEYPDKELPLYSLTIENGIVPKTDRYERSFLVKDNRKAYKVMRQNDFAFNPMNLRYGALARHKENKVVSVSKYYNIFYCNEFANNLYFETYLTSYNMIQYYNKMATGSLEEKKRVHYLDFINFNLRFPSLLEQQKIANFLSALDEKVEKVGQQIEKAQEFKKGLLQKMFI from the coding sequence ATGAGTGAAGCAGAAAAGAAAGTGCCTGAATTAAGGTTTAAGGAGTTTAACGAAAGATGGGTAAAAAAGAGATTAAATGAATCTTGCACTTTTTTTTCAGGAGGAACGCCCACTAGCAGCAATAAAAACTACTACGATGGTAATATACCATTTATCGGCTCAGGCAATATTCATCATAAAGAAGTAGAATCATTTATAACTAAAGAAGCCTTGCAACATTCTTCGGCTAAATTAGTAGAGAAGGGTGATTTATTATATGCTTTGTACGGAGCGAATAGTGGTGATGTAGCAATTTCCGAAATTAAAGGGGCAATTAATCAAGCCATATTGTGCATAAGGACAGAGGAATTAAATATATATTTCGTTGCACTTTTATTAAGCTATAATGAGAACAAGATTGTTGCTAGATATCTACAAGGTGGCCAAGGTAATCTTTCAGCAAAGATTGTTAAAAATTTAAAGTTTTATTTTCCCTCCTTCCCCGAACAGCAAAAGATAGCCGATTTCTTAAGTGCGGTAGATCAAAAAATACAGCAGCTGCAGCGCAAAAAGGAATTGTTGGAGCAATACAAAAAGGGCATGATGCAAAATCTTTTTGCTCAGGAAATCCGCTTTAAACAGGAAGATGGCAGTGACTTTCCTGATTGGGAAGAGAAGAAGTTGGGCCATTTTTTACAGGAAAGATCGGAATATCCTGATAAGGAACTCCCGCTTTATAGCCTGACAATTGAAAATGGAATAGTGCCTAAGACAGATAGATATGAAAGAAGCTTTTTAGTAAAAGACAACAGGAAGGCCTATAAAGTAATGAGGCAAAACGATTTCGCATTTAATCCTATGAATTTAAGATATGGAGCATTGGCAAGACATAAAGAAAATAAAGTAGTTTCTGTGTCAAAATATTACAATATCTTTTATTGTAATGAGTTTGCCAATAACCTTTATTTTGAGACTTATTTGACTTCCTATAATATGATTCAATACTACAATAAGATGGCTACTGGAAGTTTGGAAGAAAAGAAAAGAGTTCATTATCTTGATTTTATAAATTTCAATCTGAGATTCCCATCATTATTAGAACAACAAAAAATAGCCAATTTCTTATCGGCCTTGGATGAGAAGGTGGAAAAGGTGGGGCAGCAAATTGAAAAGGCTCAGGAGTTTAAAAAGGGTTTATTGCAAAAGATGTTTATTTAG
- a CDS encoding type II toxin-antitoxin system RelE/ParE family toxin has product MLINYKTKKLQKQLTDPKQLNKHYGQLARKINQRLKMLKAADNLAVMKTLPGGCHELKENYKGCLAVDVSGNYRLIFKPDHDPIPENKSGGLDWESVTIIEVQEITDYH; this is encoded by the coding sequence TTGTTAATAAACTACAAAACCAAAAAATTACAAAAGCAATTGACTGACCCCAAGCAGCTCAATAAACATTATGGTCAGCTGGCTAGAAAGATTAATCAGCGATTGAAAATGTTGAAGGCTGCCGATAATCTGGCGGTGATGAAAACACTACCGGGTGGCTGTCATGAGCTAAAGGAAAATTATAAAGGCTGTTTGGCTGTGGATGTATCAGGTAATTATCGACTGATATTTAAACCTGATCATGATCCGATCCCAGAAAATAAAAGTGGTGGACTGGATTGGGAGTCAGTTACCATCATAGAAGTTCAAGAGATAACAGATTACCATTAA
- a CDS encoding Abi family protein, whose product MQYKKSPHSIDDQIELLKERGLTIDEKDLANHYLTHVSYYRLAGYWWPMQSDKEKHIFKEGSLFSDVIHLYNFDRELKLLVFDVIEKIEISLRTKLIYHLSHEYDPWWFENVSLFNDSQALIKTLYSLQEEVERSKETFMKEHKKKYKNDCRFPPAWKTLELTSFGGLSKLYGNLKNTIKSKDVIAEDFGAVNHTYLPSWLQSIAQIRNICAHHARLWNKNLPGTVKLLSKPPKAWIADVPKQHEFQRLYIHLCIMKYMVNIIAPENTFTKRLLNLFEKYPSVDPNALGMKENWEKEDLWK is encoded by the coding sequence ATGCAATATAAAAAGTCTCCCCACTCGATCGATGATCAAATTGAACTCCTGAAAGAGCGAGGACTTACAATAGATGAGAAGGATCTAGCTAATCATTACTTGACCCATGTCAGCTACTACAGGCTTGCAGGCTATTGGTGGCCAATGCAATCTGATAAAGAGAAACACATATTTAAAGAGGGTAGTCTATTCTCTGATGTTATTCATCTATACAATTTCGATAGAGAGTTAAAACTCTTGGTATTTGATGTAATAGAAAAAATCGAGATTTCACTTCGAACTAAATTAATATATCACTTATCACATGAATATGATCCATGGTGGTTCGAAAATGTTAGTTTGTTTAATGACAGTCAAGCATTAATTAAAACACTCTACAGTCTTCAGGAAGAGGTGGAAAGGTCGAAAGAAACCTTCATGAAAGAGCATAAGAAAAAATATAAAAATGATTGCAGATTTCCGCCAGCCTGGAAGACATTAGAGTTAACAAGCTTTGGAGGCTTATCGAAATTATACGGAAATCTTAAAAATACGATAAAGTCAAAAGATGTAATAGCTGAGGATTTCGGAGCGGTCAATCATACCTATTTACCAAGTTGGCTTCAGTCCATAGCTCAAATTCGAAATATTTGTGCGCACCACGCTCGTTTATGGAATAAGAATCTTCCTGGTACTGTGAAGCTTTTATCGAAACCACCCAAAGCTTGGATTGCAGATGTGCCAAAGCAACATGAATTTCAAAGATTATATATTCATTTGTGTATTATGAAGTATATGGTAAATATAATAGCTCCAGAAAATACTTTTACAAAAAGACTCTTGAATCTATTTGAAAAATATCCTAGTGTTGACCCAAATGCATTAGGAATGAAGGAAAACTGGGAGAAGGAGGATCTATGGAAATGA
- a CDS encoding type I restriction endonuclease subunit R — protein sequence MSPQSEAQLEQELIDQLNSLGYKKVAITDGQALTQNLKAQLEAFNDVKLSSQEFDQILNHLGKGNVFEKAKTLRDRFAFKREDGEAVYIQFFDSEQLDRNLFQVTHQITQEGSYKNRYDVTLLINGLPLVQIELKRRGLEMKEAFNQINRYQRHSFWSNHGLFQYVQLFVISNGVNTKYLANNRLQSFKQTFFWADEQNRNIKPLDKFTDSFLAPSHLAKMIGHYIVMSESNKIMMALRPYQYYAVEALIKRVKDTNSNGYIWHTTGSGKTLTSFKASQIIMDIPSVEKVVFVVDRKDLDYQTMKEFNSFKKDSVDVTKNTASLVRQFNEQSKLVLTTLQKLNNAIGKKHYEKQLSSLRDKKVVFIFDECHRSQFGETHQRIVEFFPNSQLFGFTGTPIFADNAAKNELGKRTTKDLFDECLHKYVITDAIRDQNVLKFGIEYVGKYKQKGRTLLDIEVEDIDRKEVIDSEVRLEKIVDYLIDYHDVKTHNRMFSSIMAVSSIPNLIKYYELFRKKREEGKHDLRVATIFSYAANEEDDDASGMLPGDDLPMAAEPQAQYQNSHTRDKLESFIKDYNALYQTGFTTKDSQQFQNYYEDLSKRLKEREKESFQDKDRLDILLVVNMFLTGFDAKMVNSLYVDKNLKYHGLIQAFSRTNRIINDTKSQGNILSFRNLKKSTDEAITLFSNKEAKEEILMPDYEKVVNQFYNAFEELKAVTPSVESVDDLLTEEDELAFVQAFRSLMRIKNVLGSYTDFDWEDMPLTEQEFLDYTSKYLDLRDKVKNEHTKEKVSILNDVDFELELIHRDEINVSYILKLLAKYKESKESERAAQKKHIMDLMGGEIELRSKRELIEKFIDEHLPKIEDTDKIADEFESFWENERIMALKELCDEENLDQQQFKALIDAYIYSEQEPLRDEVFECLDDRPSVLQARTIGERIITKMKEFVQVFVEGMRA from the coding sequence ATGAGTCCACAATCCGAAGCCCAACTTGAGCAAGAATTAATTGATCAATTAAACTCACTGGGTTATAAGAAAGTTGCCATTACGGATGGGCAAGCGCTTACGCAAAACCTAAAAGCGCAGCTGGAAGCTTTTAATGATGTTAAACTCTCTAGCCAAGAATTTGACCAGATTCTCAATCATTTAGGAAAAGGAAACGTTTTTGAAAAAGCGAAAACCCTAAGAGATCGTTTTGCTTTCAAGCGCGAGGATGGAGAAGCTGTTTACATTCAATTCTTTGATTCCGAGCAACTCGATCGCAACTTATTTCAAGTTACCCACCAAATCACTCAAGAAGGAAGTTATAAAAACCGCTATGATGTGACGCTACTCATTAACGGTCTACCTTTGGTACAGATTGAGCTCAAGCGGAGAGGTTTGGAAATGAAGGAAGCCTTCAACCAAATTAATCGCTACCAGCGCCATTCTTTTTGGAGTAATCATGGGCTCTTTCAATATGTGCAGCTTTTTGTTATCAGTAATGGAGTTAATACTAAGTACCTGGCTAACAACCGACTGCAATCTTTTAAGCAAACTTTCTTTTGGGCGGATGAACAGAACCGTAACATTAAGCCATTAGACAAATTTACCGATAGCTTTTTAGCGCCTTCTCATTTGGCAAAAATGATTGGGCACTACATAGTGATGAGCGAGTCGAATAAGATCATGATGGCCTTGCGACCATATCAGTATTATGCGGTGGAAGCCCTAATAAAAAGGGTAAAAGATACCAATAGCAATGGCTATATTTGGCATACTACAGGTTCAGGCAAAACCTTGACTTCCTTTAAGGCTAGCCAAATCATTATGGATATTCCTTCTGTGGAAAAGGTAGTCTTTGTGGTGGACCGTAAAGACCTGGATTACCAAACCATGAAGGAGTTTAATAGCTTCAAGAAGGATAGTGTGGACGTCACCAAGAATACGGCTTCATTGGTGAGGCAATTTAATGAGCAATCCAAGCTGGTATTAACTACTTTGCAAAAACTAAATAATGCCATAGGTAAAAAGCATTATGAAAAGCAATTGAGCAGTTTAAGAGATAAAAAGGTAGTTTTTATTTTTGATGAGTGTCATCGCTCTCAGTTCGGAGAGACGCACCAGCGGATTGTAGAATTTTTTCCCAATAGTCAGCTCTTCGGATTTACGGGTACTCCAATTTTTGCTGATAATGCTGCTAAAAATGAATTAGGCAAGAGGACCACCAAAGATTTATTTGATGAATGTTTGCATAAGTATGTGATTACAGATGCTATTCGCGATCAGAATGTCCTCAAATTCGGAATTGAATATGTAGGCAAATATAAGCAGAAGGGAAGAACGCTTTTGGATATTGAAGTAGAAGATATTGATCGTAAAGAGGTCATTGATTCTGAAGTGAGACTGGAAAAGATTGTGGATTATCTTATTGATTATCATGATGTCAAAACCCACAACCGCATGTTCTCCTCTATCATGGCGGTGAGTAGTATTCCCAATTTGATAAAATATTACGAGCTATTCCGTAAGAAACGGGAAGAGGGTAAGCACGATTTAAGAGTGGCTACTATATTTTCTTATGCTGCTAATGAGGAAGATGATGATGCCTCAGGAATGTTGCCGGGTGATGATCTACCCATGGCAGCGGAGCCACAGGCACAGTATCAAAATAGCCACACAAGAGATAAGCTGGAGTCTTTCATCAAAGATTACAATGCACTCTATCAGACGGGCTTTACTACCAAAGACAGTCAACAATTTCAGAATTATTATGAAGACCTATCTAAGCGGCTGAAGGAAAGAGAAAAGGAAAGTTTTCAAGATAAAGATCGTCTGGATATTCTTTTAGTGGTAAACATGTTTTTGACAGGTTTTGATGCCAAGATGGTCAATAGCTTATATGTTGACAAGAATCTGAAATATCATGGATTGATTCAAGCTTTCTCGCGTACCAATCGCATCATTAATGACACCAAGTCGCAGGGAAATATTTTATCCTTCAGAAATCTAAAGAAGTCCACCGATGAGGCAATTACTTTATTCTCCAATAAAGAGGCCAAGGAAGAGATATTAATGCCTGATTATGAGAAGGTAGTCAATCAATTTTATAATGCTTTTGAGGAATTGAAAGCAGTTACGCCAAGCGTGGAAAGTGTAGATGATTTATTGACCGAAGAAGATGAATTGGCCTTTGTGCAGGCTTTCCGTTCCTTAATGCGGATAAAGAATGTGCTAGGCTCATATACTGACTTTGACTGGGAAGATATGCCGCTGACAGAGCAGGAGTTTCTTGATTATACCAGTAAATACCTAGATCTAAGAGATAAAGTCAAAAATGAGCATACCAAAGAAAAGGTATCCATTTTAAATGATGTCGATTTCGAATTGGAGCTTATCCATAGAGATGAAATCAATGTGAGTTACATCCTCAAGCTATTGGCAAAATATAAGGAGTCGAAGGAAAGTGAAAGAGCCGCTCAGAAAAAGCATATCATGGATTTAATGGGAGGGGAGATCGAGCTACGTTCTAAGCGAGAATTGATAGAGAAATTCATAGATGAGCATCTTCCTAAGATAGAAGACACAGATAAAATTGCAGATGAATTTGAGAGCTTTTGGGAAAATGAGCGAATAATGGCTCTAAAGGAATTATGTGATGAAGAGAATTTAGACCAACAGCAATTCAAAGCCTTGATCGATGCCTACATCTATAGTGAGCAGGAACCCTTGAGAGATGAAGTTTTTGAATGCCTTGACGATCGACCTAGTGTTTTACAAGCCCGAACCATAGGCGAGCGAATCATCACCAAAATGAAAGAATTTGTGCAGGTGTTTGTGGAAGGGATGAGGGCTTAA
- a CDS encoding type I restriction-modification system subunit M: MTEEKQKLEQQLWNIANDLRGKMDADDFRDYILGFIFYKYLSRKMELYANKILAPDKLTYDDIDEETDLGQQYLEAIKAESLEALGYFLKPSELFHKLAERGNAEGKTKFILDDLDKVLNNIAQSTMGTDSEEDFDNLFEDLDLTSSKLGKTPNAKNELIVKVMNRLDQIDFKLEDSDSDVLGDAYEYLIGQFASGAGKKAGEFYTPQQVSKLLAAIVTTGKEKLKSVYDPTCGSGSLLLRVSKEVTEVGKFYGQEMNPTTYNLCRMNMIMHDVHYRRFDIKNENTLEQPQHEDERFEAIVANPPFSAKWNPDAVINDDRFSSYGKLAPSSKADFAFVQHMVHQLSEDGTMACVLPHGVLFRGAAEGHIREYLIKEMNYLDAVIGLPANIFYGTSIPTSILVLKKKREHTNDVLFIDASQHFEKVKTQNYLREEDLDKLISTYRERKVEDKYSYVASLEEIAENDYNLNIPRYVDTFEEEEPVDIQAIAKELKNLEKDMQSTDQSIADYCKELGIESPF, from the coding sequence ATGACCGAAGAAAAACAAAAGCTTGAACAGCAACTGTGGAATATTGCCAATGACCTGAGAGGGAAAATGGATGCCGATGATTTCCGGGATTACATCTTAGGCTTCATTTTTTATAAATACCTAAGTCGTAAAATGGAGCTTTACGCTAACAAAATTCTAGCGCCAGATAAGCTTACCTATGATGATATCGATGAAGAAACCGATTTAGGACAGCAATACCTGGAAGCCATCAAAGCAGAATCTTTAGAAGCTTTGGGATATTTCCTTAAGCCTTCAGAGTTATTTCATAAGCTTGCGGAAAGAGGGAATGCAGAAGGCAAGACCAAGTTCATTTTGGATGATCTGGATAAGGTGCTCAATAACATTGCACAGAGTACAATGGGTACTGATAGTGAGGAAGACTTTGATAACCTCTTTGAAGACCTTGACCTGACCAGTAGTAAGCTGGGTAAAACGCCTAATGCAAAAAACGAGCTGATCGTAAAAGTGATGAATCGCTTAGATCAGATCGATTTTAAATTGGAGGACAGTGATTCAGACGTATTGGGTGATGCCTATGAATACCTTATTGGACAATTTGCCAGTGGGGCAGGGAAGAAGGCTGGAGAGTTTTATACCCCTCAACAAGTGAGTAAGCTCTTAGCGGCCATTGTGACCACAGGCAAAGAGAAATTGAAAAGTGTATACGACCCCACCTGTGGTTCAGGCTCTCTATTGTTAAGGGTTTCTAAAGAAGTAACAGAAGTAGGGAAGTTTTACGGACAGGAAATGAATCCTACCACCTACAACTTGTGCCGCATGAATATGATCATGCATGATGTGCATTACCGTAGGTTCGATATTAAAAATGAAAATACCTTAGAGCAGCCACAGCATGAAGACGAACGCTTCGAAGCCATTGTGGCAAATCCTCCTTTTTCAGCTAAATGGAACCCGGATGCTGTGATCAATGACGATCGCTTCTCTTCTTATGGGAAGCTGGCACCCAGTAGTAAAGCCGATTTTGCCTTTGTACAGCATATGGTGCACCAGCTTTCAGAAGACGGAACCATGGCTTGCGTGCTACCACATGGCGTTTTATTTAGAGGAGCAGCGGAAGGACATATCAGAGAATATCTGATAAAGGAAATGAATTACCTTGATGCAGTGATAGGACTGCCTGCCAATATATTCTACGGCACCAGTATTCCTACATCGATATTGGTGTTAAAGAAAAAGAGAGAGCATACAAATGATGTGCTTTTTATTGATGCCAGCCAGCATTTTGAAAAGGTGAAAACACAGAATTATCTAAGGGAAGAAGATCTGGATAAGCTAATCAGTACTTACCGAGAAAGAAAAGTAGAAGACAAATACAGCTATGTAGCTAGCTTGGAAGAAATAGCCGAGAACGACTATAACTTGAACATACCCCGCTATGTAGATACCTTTGAAGAAGAAGAGCCGGTGGACATACAAGCTATTGCTAAAGAACTAAAAAATTTGGAAAAGGATATGCAAAGCACCGACCAAAGCATAGCGGACTATTGCAAGGAGTTAGGAATTGAAAGCCCTTTTTAA
- a CDS encoding prolyl oligopeptidase family serine peptidase, whose translation MKKIWAFPLALAIFACNSEEKKEKMEINSYPETVKVDTVDTYFGTEVPDPYRWLEDDRSEQTAEWVEAQNEVTFGYLNNIPFRDKIEARLTELWNYAKEGSPRKHGDYYYTYKNDGLQNQWVVYRKKGLDGEEEVFLDPNTFSDDATTSLAGTSFTKDGSLLAYSISEGGSDWRKVIVMDTEDKSIVEDTIRNVKFSGISWKGNEGFFYSSYDKPEGSELSAKTQEHKLYYHKLNTPQSEDELIFGGSETPRRYIGGYVSDDERFLFISASVSTSGNELYVKDLSDWNNPIVPIATGFDSEHGVLDNDGDRLLIETNLDAPNRRLVEVDVNNPSTENYKDVIPETENVLNVSTAGGYIFANYMVDVKTEVHQFDYEGNKVRQVELPGIGSAGGFGAEKEDEKLYYSFTSFTYPSAIFEYDIEEGTSELYWKPEIDFNPEDYETEQVFYESKDGTKIPMFITYKKGMEKNGKNPTELYAYGGFNVSLRPSFSVARLVWLENGGIYAQPNLRGGGEYGEEWHKAGTKMQKQNVFDDFIAAAEYLIEEGYTSSDKLAISGGSNGGLLVGATMTQRPNLMKVAFPAVGVMDMLRYHTFTAGAGWAYDYGTSEDSKEMFEYLLGYSPVHNVKEGVDYPATMVTTADHDDRVVPAHSFKFAAELQEKHAGDSPVLIRIETNAGHGAGKPTDKIIDGIADKYSFAWYNMGVQPFKDEM comes from the coding sequence ATGAAAAAAATATGGGCTTTTCCACTTGCTTTGGCAATATTTGCCTGCAATAGTGAAGAAAAAAAGGAGAAAATGGAGATTAATTCTTATCCAGAAACCGTAAAGGTTGATACTGTAGATACCTATTTTGGGACTGAGGTTCCAGATCCTTACCGTTGGTTAGAAGACGACCGATCGGAGCAAACAGCCGAATGGGTAGAAGCACAAAATGAAGTGACTTTTGGCTATTTGAATAATATTCCTTTCAGGGATAAAATTGAAGCGAGATTAACTGAGCTTTGGAATTATGCCAAAGAAGGGTCACCTCGTAAGCATGGAGATTATTATTACACCTACAAAAACGATGGCCTACAAAATCAGTGGGTAGTATATCGCAAAAAAGGATTAGATGGAGAAGAGGAAGTCTTCTTAGATCCTAATACATTCTCTGATGATGCTACGACTTCCCTAGCCGGAACTTCTTTTACTAAAGATGGAAGCCTCTTGGCTTATTCTATTTCCGAAGGCGGTTCTGATTGGCGAAAAGTAATTGTAATGGATACTGAAGATAAATCTATAGTAGAAGACACCATCCGCAATGTGAAATTTAGCGGCATCTCCTGGAAAGGCAATGAAGGCTTTTTCTACAGCAGTTATGATAAGCCGGAAGGAAGTGAGCTTTCTGCCAAAACGCAAGAGCATAAATTGTATTACCATAAATTGAATACACCTCAGTCTGAAGACGAATTGATCTTTGGCGGAAGCGAAACCCCTAGACGATACATTGGCGGCTATGTAAGCGATGATGAGCGTTTTCTTTTCATTTCAGCCTCTGTAAGCACTAGCGGTAATGAATTATATGTAAAGGATTTATCCGATTGGAATAACCCTATTGTGCCTATTGCTACAGGTTTTGATAGCGAACATGGGGTCTTAGATAATGATGGCGATCGCCTTTTGATTGAAACCAATCTCGATGCACCGAATAGAAGATTGGTGGAAGTAGATGTCAATAATCCTTCTACGGAGAATTATAAAGATGTCATCCCAGAAACGGAAAATGTATTAAATGTGAGTACTGCTGGCGGTTATATTTTCGCCAATTATATGGTAGATGTGAAAACTGAAGTGCATCAATTTGATTATGAAGGCAATAAAGTTCGTCAGGTAGAATTGCCAGGCATTGGATCAGCCGGTGGTTTTGGTGCGGAGAAAGAAGATGAAAAACTGTATTATAGCTTTACCTCTTTCACTTATCCTTCCGCCATTTTTGAATATGATATTGAGGAAGGAACTTCAGAATTGTACTGGAAACCAGAAATAGATTTCAATCCGGAAGATTACGAAACCGAGCAAGTATTTTACGAAAGTAAGGACGGAACAAAAATCCCGATGTTCATCACCTATAAAAAAGGAATGGAGAAAAACGGTAAAAACCCAACCGAGCTTTATGCTTACGGTGGTTTTAATGTGAGTTTAAGACCAAGCTTTAGCGTTGCCCGTTTGGTATGGTTAGAAAATGGCGGAATCTACGCGCAACCTAACTTAAGAGGAGGAGGAGAATATGGAGAAGAATGGCACAAAGCGGGTACAAAAATGCAAAAGCAAAATGTATTTGATGACTTTATCGCAGCAGCTGAATACTTAATTGAAGAAGGCTATACCAGTTCTGATAAGTTAGCCATTTCAGGTGGCTCGAATGGTGGTTTATTAGTTGGAGCTACCATGACTCAGCGTCCTAATTTAATGAAAGTTGCCTTCCCTGCTGTAGGCGTAATGGATATGTTAAGATACCATACTTTCACAGCCGGTGCTGGTTGGGCTTATGATTATGGTACTTCAGAAGACAGCAAAGAGATGTTTGAATACTTATTAGGATATTCTCCAGTGCATAATGTGAAAGAAGGAGTGGACTACCCAGCTACAATGGTTACTACAGCTGATCATGACGATAGAGTGGTACCTGCGCATTCATTTAAATTTGCCGCAGAGCTACAAGAAAAGCATGCAGGCGATAGCCCGGTTTTAATTCGAATTGAAACCAATGCAGGCCACGGAGCAGGAAAGCCAACCGATAAAATCATCGATGGAATAGCGGATAAATATTCATTCGCTTGGTATAATATGGGCGTGCAGCCTTTTAAAGATGAGATGTAA